The Clostridium chauvoei genome has a window encoding:
- a CDS encoding GNAT family N-acetyltransferase, translating to MKYYKTNIENLKLRETTIEDIPLILSLIKEIAEYEKMSHEVIATEETLKKSIFENNRAEVLIGELEGKVIGYVSYFYNFSTFVGREGLYLEDIFIKPEFRGKGIGKELFKVLGKLAKENGCKRMEWTCLNWNKPSINFYKSLGAIAMDEWTTYRLRESEIDNLSI from the coding sequence ATGAAATATTACAAAACTAATATAGAGAATTTAAAACTTAGGGAAACAACAATAGAAGATATTCCTTTAATTTTATCGCTTATAAAGGAAATAGCAGAATATGAAAAAATGTCACATGAAGTAATAGCAACTGAAGAAACCTTGAAAAAATCTATATTTGAAAATAATAGAGCGGAAGTTCTTATTGGTGAATTAGAAGGAAAGGTTATAGGATATGTATCATACTTTTATAATTTTTCAACATTTGTAGGGAGAGAGGGATTATATTTAGAGGATATATTTATAAAACCAGAGTTTAGAGGTAAAGGCATAGGAAAAGAACTTTTTAAAGTTTTAGGTAAATTAGCAAAAGAAAATGGGTGTAAGAGAATGGAATGGACATGCTTAAATTGGAATAAACCATCAATTAACTTTTATAAATCTTTAGGGGCTATAGCCATGGATGAGTGGACTACTTATAGATTAAGAGAAAGTGAAATAGATAATTTAAGTATATGA
- a CDS encoding TcaA 3rd/4th domain-containing protein, producing MIKKISELGIKTKECLSSLKSDLYNLKRENLKETLLKRKMCIITILSMVIAIIFLFKSTITSENKLLKDLESSLKDGSSYRISRKIKISEETPNKKELMPLIKYYNYDQSKIEEVIKSLREKGKSGVFTLKKNKVLIFNSYYLELTPVSIKLNTNFNDAKLYLDGNLLRDTKIKRGLVPGIYSIKAELETDYGKITKEEEVSLMQNEEVDLKLDAMNITLTSNFNDAKVYINDKDTGKFVKDIKDFGPFKTNSDTYIFLEREFPWGTIKSEKFKIKDLPNINIDINMINDELITNIEDTTKTFYRSVFTALNSRDKSLIRLTDEDTRNRIYEDIEQKTLLLKNNYEISELETNIQSSEFKYEDNTYKANIVVKVNYNVYKQFFSISKKKNENMFLTTMKYVGNEWLIESVQKFTLE from the coding sequence TTGATAAAAAAGATTAGTGAACTAGGTATAAAAACAAAGGAATGTTTATCTTCTTTAAAGAGTGATTTATATAATTTAAAAAGAGAAAACTTAAAAGAGACATTACTTAAAAGAAAGATGTGTATTATAACAATATTATCTATGGTTATAGCTATAATTTTTTTATTTAAAAGTACAATTACATCGGAAAATAAATTGCTTAAAGATTTAGAAAGCTCATTAAAAGATGGATCTAGCTATAGAATTAGTAGGAAAATCAAAATATCTGAAGAAACTCCAAATAAAAAAGAATTGATGCCATTAATTAAATATTATAACTATGATCAAAGTAAAATAGAAGAAGTTATAAAAAGTCTAAGAGAAAAAGGTAAAAGTGGAGTTTTTACTTTGAAAAAAAATAAGGTATTAATTTTTAATAGTTACTATCTAGAATTAACCCCAGTATCTATTAAGTTAAATACAAACTTTAATGATGCGAAGCTATATCTAGATGGTAACTTATTAAGAGATACTAAAATTAAAAGAGGATTAGTACCTGGGATATATTCAATAAAGGCAGAACTTGAAACAGATTATGGAAAAATAACAAAAGAAGAAGAAGTATCTCTTATGCAAAATGAAGAAGTAGATTTGAAGTTAGATGCTATGAATATTACTTTAACTTCGAATTTTAATGATGCTAAAGTATATATAAATGATAAAGACACAGGAAAATTTGTTAAAGATATTAAGGATTTTGGGCCATTTAAAACAAATTCAGATACATATATATTCTTAGAAAGAGAATTTCCTTGGGGAACTATAAAAAGCGAAAAATTTAAGATTAAGGATTTACCAAACATAAATATAGATATAAATATGATTAATGACGAACTTATTACAAATATAGAAGATACAACAAAAACATTTTATAGAAGTGTTTTTACAGCATTAAATTCAAGAGATAAATCTTTAATTCGATTAACAGATGAAGATACAAGAAATAGAATTTATGAGGATATTGAACAAAAGACTTTGCTTTTAAAAAATAATTATGAAATAAGCGAGTTAGAAACAAATATACAAAGTAGTGAATTTAAGTATGAAGATAATACATATAAGGCTAATATAGTTGTTAAAGTTAATTACAATGTGTATAAACAATTTTTTTCTATTTCAAAAAAGAAAAATGAAAATATGTTTTTAACAACTATGAAATATGTAGGAAATGAATGGTTAATTGAAAGTGTCCAAAAATTCACTTTAGAATAA
- a CDS encoding murein hydrolase activator EnvC family protein — translation MKNKRLKFIVYTITCIITINYNVVWAESSSSIQQEIDKNKQSVEKLESEKNKINGEKSQEKSKLDGILSEIENKTNILNSVNEEVNSYQSKIDNIQTKIDNIHNDILVVENEIQEKQDLIVQKEQEEKTTQATLETRLRSYYKIDMASQYLYMIIESKSITELFNTTENIFRIMKLDKELISKVKEAQKELKVEKDSLNEKVEKMNKDKEEVIAKQDELKEAQKEFLVKQEEQQKQMNELRALEEQKSGYINSLSDKENQLAGKIGDLLAYNEDLQAELDAILANINNSNNLGNNESSNNSNETTTNSSEETFLRPGGGEVTDDYGPRINPVTGASGFHKGVDLGDSYGAPVRAAKSGTVEYVGVISGYGNTVIINHGNGVQTLYAHNSEFSVSVGQVVKRGDTIAKVGSTGMSTGPHIHWEIRVNGQHISPMPYV, via the coding sequence ATGAAAAATAAAAGATTAAAGTTTATAGTATATACTATTACTTGTATAATCACCATAAATTACAATGTTGTTTGGGCAGAATCTAGTAGTTCAATACAGCAAGAAATTGATAAAAATAAACAGAGTGTAGAAAAGTTAGAGAGTGAAAAAAATAAGATAAATGGGGAGAAATCTCAAGAAAAGAGTAAGTTAGATGGAATATTAAGCGAAATAGAAAATAAAACGAATATCTTAAATAGTGTTAATGAAGAAGTTAATAGTTATCAAAGTAAAATTGATAATATACAAACTAAAATAGATAATATACATAATGATATACTTGTTGTAGAAAATGAAATACAAGAAAAGCAAGACCTTATAGTGCAAAAAGAACAAGAAGAAAAAACAACTCAAGCTACTCTTGAAACGAGACTTAGAAGTTATTATAAAATTGATATGGCAAGTCAATATTTATATATGATAATTGAAAGTAAAAGTATAACTGAATTATTTAATACAACTGAAAATATATTTAGGATTATGAAATTAGATAAAGAGCTAATATCTAAAGTGAAAGAGGCGCAAAAAGAGTTAAAAGTAGAAAAGGACTCTTTAAATGAAAAAGTAGAAAAAATGAATAAGGATAAAGAAGAAGTTATAGCAAAGCAAGATGAACTTAAAGAAGCTCAAAAAGAATTTTTAGTAAAGCAAGAAGAACAGCAAAAGCAAATGAATGAACTTAGGGCTCTTGAAGAACAAAAATCAGGGTATATAAATTCTCTTTCAGATAAAGAAAATCAATTAGCAGGAAAAATTGGTGATTTGCTTGCTTATAACGAAGATTTACAAGCTGAATTAGATGCTATACTTGCTAATATAAATAATAGTAATAATTTGGGGAATAATGAATCTTCAAATAATAGTAATGAGACTACAACTAACTCTTCAGAAGAAACTTTTTTAAGACCTGGCGGAGGAGAAGTAACAGATGATTATGGCCCTAGAATTAATCCTGTAACAGGTGCCAGTGGGTTCCATAAAGGAGTAGATCTTGGAGATTCTTATGGAGCTCCAGTTAGGGCTGCTAAAAGTGGTACTGTAGAATATGTAGGGGTTATATCAGGGTATGGAAATACTGTGATAATAAATCATGGAAATGGAGTTCAAACTCTATATGCGCATAATAGTGAATTTTCAGTATCAGTTGGACAAGTTGTTAAAAGAGGAGACACTATAGCAAAAGTAGGATCAACAGGCATGAGTACTGGTCCACATATACATTGGGAAATAAGAGTTAATGGACAACATATAAGTCCTATGCCATATGTATAG